The following are from one region of the Paenibacillus protaetiae genome:
- a CDS encoding DUF1054 domain-containing protein, with amino-acid sequence MPTPTQTATGFTGFSQIDFDTFQIEGLEDRMNAIQQRIQPKFKQIGEELAGKLAPAAGQELFLHIAKHARRTVNPPKDTWLALCHNKRGYKAYPHFQIGLFDDHLFMWLAFIYEVPNKAAIASALLAQADNLAAEVPDGYMLSMDHMKKEAVPTSSFTKETWEHTLVRFRDVKKAELLIGRHIPAGDKLLQDGPGLIRLAEETFETLMPIYRRSLL; translated from the coding sequence ATGCCAACACCAACTCAAACGGCGACCGGATTTACCGGATTCAGCCAAATTGATTTCGATACGTTTCAAATTGAAGGGCTTGAGGACCGAATGAACGCGATTCAGCAGCGCATTCAGCCTAAATTCAAGCAAATCGGGGAAGAGCTGGCCGGCAAGCTGGCGCCTGCGGCCGGGCAGGAGCTGTTTCTGCACATCGCCAAACATGCGCGCCGGACCGTCAATCCGCCCAAAGATACGTGGCTGGCGTTATGTCATAACAAACGCGGCTACAAAGCTTACCCGCATTTTCAAATCGGCTTGTTCGACGACCATTTGTTTATGTGGCTCGCTTTCATTTATGAGGTGCCGAATAAAGCCGCCATCGCTTCCGCGCTGCTTGCCCAGGCGGACAATCTCGCAGCCGAAGTTCCGGACGGCTATATGCTTTCCATGGACCATATGAAAAAAGAAGCCGTTCCTACCTCTTCCTTCACGAAAGAGACTTGGGAACATACGCTCGTCCGTTTCCGCGACGTCAAAAAAGCCGAGCTGCTGATCGGGCGCCATATTCCGGCCGGCGACAAGCTGCTTCAAGACGGCCCCGGATTAATCCGGCTGGCGGAAGAAACATTCGAGACGCTTATGCCGATCTACCGGCGTTCGCTGCTGTAA
- the gndA gene encoding NADP-dependent phosphogluconate dehydrogenase, with protein MSKQQVGVVGLAVMGKNLALNIESRGFTVSVYNRSREKTDDLIQESAGKNLFPTYSVEEFVQSLETPRKILIMVQAGAGTDATINALVPYLDEGDIIIDGGNAYFPDTQRRSKELEAKGFRFIGTGVSGGEEGALKGPAIMPGGQESAYKLVEPILTAISAKVGDDPCCTYIGPDGAGHYVKMVHNGIEYGDMQLICEAYHLLESVAGCSTEELQSIFAEWNKGELDSYLIEITADIFSKYDAETGKPMVDVILDSAGQKGTGKWTSQSSLDLGVPLSIITESVFTRFLSAMKEERTAASRVLKGPDQAPFQGDKAAFIESVRKALFASKIASYAQGFAQMRAASDEYGWNLRYGDIAMIFRGGCIIRAGFLQNIKDAYDRDSNLRNLLLDPYFKNIVESYQGAWREVVATAVVNGVPVPAFASALAYFDSYRTERLPANLLQAQRDYFGAHTFKRVDKEGVFHHNWMEA; from the coding sequence ATGTCAAAACAGCAAGTTGGTGTTGTAGGCCTCGCAGTTATGGGTAAAAATCTGGCTCTCAATATTGAAAGCAGAGGGTTTACCGTGTCCGTGTATAACCGTTCCCGCGAGAAAACCGATGATCTCATCCAAGAATCCGCCGGCAAAAATCTGTTTCCGACATACAGCGTGGAGGAGTTCGTCCAGTCTCTGGAAACACCGCGCAAAATCCTCATTATGGTACAAGCAGGCGCCGGTACGGACGCGACGATCAATGCGCTTGTTCCTTATCTGGACGAAGGCGATATCATTATTGACGGCGGCAACGCTTATTTCCCTGATACGCAGCGGCGCAGCAAGGAGCTGGAGGCGAAAGGTTTCCGCTTTATCGGCACCGGCGTATCCGGCGGCGAAGAAGGCGCGCTGAAAGGCCCGGCCATTATGCCAGGCGGCCAGGAATCCGCTTATAAGCTTGTAGAGCCGATCCTTACCGCTATTTCCGCTAAAGTCGGCGATGATCCGTGCTGTACATATATCGGACCGGACGGTGCCGGCCATTACGTTAAGATGGTCCATAACGGCATTGAATACGGCGATATGCAGCTCATTTGCGAAGCTTATCATTTGCTCGAATCGGTTGCCGGCTGCTCGACGGAAGAGCTGCAGTCCATTTTTGCCGAGTGGAACAAAGGCGAGCTGGACAGCTACCTGATTGAAATTACGGCCGATATTTTCTCCAAATACGACGCCGAAACGGGCAAGCCGATGGTGGATGTCATCTTGGATTCCGCCGGACAGAAAGGTACGGGCAAGTGGACCAGCCAAAGCTCGCTTGATCTTGGCGTGCCGTTGTCCATCATTACGGAGTCGGTATTTACCCGGTTCCTGTCTGCGATGAAAGAAGAACGCACGGCCGCAAGCCGGGTGCTGAAAGGCCCGGACCAAGCGCCGTTCCAAGGCGACAAGGCGGCGTTTATCGAATCGGTCCGCAAAGCGCTGTTCGCGAGCAAAATCGCTTCGTACGCGCAAGGCTTCGCCCAAATGCGCGCGGCTTCCGACGAATACGGCTGGAATCTCCGCTACGGCGATATCGCGATGATTTTCCGCGGCGGCTGCATTATCCGTGCAGGCTTCCTGCAAAACATTAAAGACGCGTACGACCGCGATTCGAACTTGCGCAATCTTTTACTTGATCCGTATTTTAAAAATATCGTGGAATCGTACCAAGGCGCATGGCGCGAAGTCGTGGCAACCGCTGTTGTAAACGGCGTCCCCGTTCCTGCTTTTGCCAGCGCGCTGGCTTACTTCGACAGCTACCGCACGGAGCGGCTGCCTGCCAACCTGCTGCAAGCGCAGCGCGACTATTTTGGAGCGCATACTTTTAAACGTGTAGACAAGGAAGGCGTATTCCATCACAACTGGATGGAAGCTTAA
- a CDS encoding shikimate kinase, whose protein sequence is MSAVTNKIVLVGFMGTGKSTVSRLLADELGWQRIDSDEEIVRREGRTVASIFEEHGEAGFRQIESEVIASIMNAPEPAVVATGGGAPLAAANREAMLAGGYVVALKADAAHIISRVKADTARPLLAGDAESRVPLLLEQRKTLYDFAHHMIDTTELTAEEVAALIVKGWNETR, encoded by the coding sequence GTGTCAGCAGTGACTAACAAAATTGTTCTGGTCGGTTTTATGGGAACCGGCAAATCAACCGTCAGCCGGCTGCTTGCGGACGAGCTGGGCTGGCAGCGCATTGACTCCGATGAGGAAATTGTCCGCAGGGAAGGCCGGACGGTTGCTTCCATCTTCGAAGAGCATGGGGAAGCCGGCTTCCGGCAAATTGAAAGCGAGGTCATCGCTTCCATCATGAATGCGCCCGAGCCGGCCGTTGTCGCTACCGGAGGCGGAGCGCCGCTTGCTGCGGCGAACCGTGAGGCGATGCTCGCAGGCGGTTATGTGGTCGCGCTCAAAGCGGATGCGGCGCATATTATTAGCCGCGTGAAGGCAGATACGGCGAGGCCGCTGCTTGCCGGCGACGCAGAAAGCCGTGTGCCGCTGCTGCTGGAGCAGCGCAAGACGCTTTATGATTTTGCGCACCATATGATCGATACGACGGAGTTGACGGCAGAAGAGGTTGCGGCGCTTATTGTGAAAGGCTGGAATGAAACCCGTTGA
- the aroA gene encoding 3-phosphoshikimate 1-carboxyvinyltransferase — MDVIVTPTPRLNGEIQALSSKNYTTRYLLVAALAEGTSTIYYPAHSEDSDAMRRCIRDLGAKVEEDDEKIVITGFGRHPLPVSELDVGNAGAVLRFLMAIASLCPDVTFINRYPDSLGKRPHDDLIDALGQLGVSVTHREGKLPITIKGGSPRGGKIRVSGNVSSQYLSALLFLTPLLEEDSEIEVLHDLKSKVVVGQTLEVLEQAGIQIEASEDLMFYRVPGRQSYKAQNYTVQGDYPGSAAILAAAAVTESDVTVHRLAENSRQGERAVVDVLRMMETPLTHENGIVHVQGNGKLKAVEFDGDQATDAVLAMVAAAVFAEGTSRFYNVENLRYKECDRITDYLNELRKAGANVEERQSEIIVHGRPEGVEGGVEINAHYDHRVIMALTVVGLRAKAPIRIKDAHHVAKSYPIYFDHLKALGAKVEWVEA; from the coding sequence ATGGACGTTATTGTTACCCCGACTCCGCGATTAAACGGAGAAATTCAGGCGCTTTCCTCCAAAAACTACACGACGCGCTACCTGCTTGTAGCGGCACTAGCCGAAGGGACCAGCACGATCTATTATCCGGCGCACAGCGAGGACAGCGATGCGATGCGGCGCTGCATTCGCGATTTGGGCGCCAAAGTGGAAGAAGATGACGAAAAAATCGTCATTACCGGCTTTGGCCGCCATCCGCTTCCGGTCAGCGAGCTGGATGTGGGCAACGCCGGCGCGGTGCTCCGCTTTTTGATGGCGATTGCATCCCTTTGCCCGGACGTAACCTTCATTAACCGTTACCCGGATTCCTTGGGCAAACGCCCGCATGATGATCTGATTGATGCATTGGGCCAGCTGGGCGTATCCGTTACGCACCGCGAAGGCAAGCTGCCGATTACGATTAAAGGCGGCAGCCCGCGCGGCGGCAAAATCCGTGTATCGGGCAATGTCAGCTCGCAATATTTGAGCGCACTCTTGTTCCTGACGCCGCTGCTGGAAGAAGACAGCGAAATTGAAGTGCTGCATGATTTGAAATCGAAAGTGGTTGTAGGGCAAACGCTTGAAGTGCTGGAGCAAGCCGGAATTCAGATCGAAGCGAGCGAAGACTTGATGTTCTACCGTGTTCCGGGCCGCCAAAGCTACAAAGCGCAAAACTATACCGTGCAAGGCGACTATCCGGGATCTGCCGCGATACTGGCTGCAGCGGCGGTTACCGAATCGGATGTAACGGTGCACCGCCTTGCGGAAAACAGCAGACAAGGCGAGCGGGCAGTTGTCGATGTGCTGCGCATGATGGAGACGCCGCTGACGCATGAGAACGGCATTGTCCATGTGCAAGGCAACGGCAAGCTGAAAGCTGTTGAATTCGACGGCGACCAGGCGACCGACGCCGTGCTGGCTATGGTGGCGGCAGCAGTATTTGCGGAAGGAACTTCCCGTTTCTACAACGTAGAAAATCTGCGGTACAAGGAGTGCGACCGCATTACCGATTATTTGAACGAACTGCGCAAAGCAGGGGCGAACGTGGAAGAGCGCCAAAGCGAAATTATTGTACACGGCCGACCGGAAGGCGTTGAAGGCGGCGTGGAAATTAATGCGCATTACGACCACCGCGTCATTATGGCGCTGACGGTTGTCGGCTTGCGTGCGAAAGCGCCGATCCGTATCAAGGACGCGCATCACGTTGCGAAATCGTATCCGATCTATTTTGACCACTTAAAGGCATTAGGCGCTAAGGTGGAGTGGGTCGAAGCCTAA
- a CDS encoding CoA-binding protein yields the protein MAFENPPRDQIRELLKASSVIAVVGLSDNPDRTSHMIAKAMQQKGYRIIPVNPGASSILGERCYGTLAEIPFKVDIVNVFRRSEFTPDIARQAVAIRAKALWLQLGVVNETAARVARAGGLTVIMDRCIKVEDSILLPNGKGRN from the coding sequence ATGGCATTTGAAAATCCGCCGAGAGACCAAATCCGGGAGCTGCTGAAAGCCAGCAGCGTAATTGCGGTTGTCGGGTTGTCCGATAACCCGGACCGGACGTCGCATATGATCGCCAAAGCCATGCAGCAAAAAGGGTACCGGATTATTCCGGTTAATCCCGGCGCCAGCTCCATTCTGGGCGAACGCTGCTACGGAACGCTGGCCGAAATTCCGTTCAAAGTCGATATTGTCAACGTATTTCGGCGCAGCGAGTTTACGCCGGATATTGCGCGGCAGGCGGTTGCAATCCGCGCCAAGGCGCTGTGGCTTCAGCTTGGCGTCGTTAACGAGACGGCGGCGCGTGTTGCCCGCGCTGGCGGGCTCACGGTAATTATGGACCGCTGCATTAAGGTCGAGGATTCGATTCTGCTGCCGAACGGCAAAGGGAGAAACTGA
- a CDS encoding glucose PTS transporter subunit IIA, which produces MNFMGSLQHLGRAFMLPMIVLPAAAIFLFLSQLPWGYVGLDPMAGYLSSASKAIFAFLPYIFALGVSLGLTGNALAAGMSALVGMVIYSGITSAANPAIEPTVFVGSVIGIISGFSYSRFKNLRLPESIQFFGGPRFVPLFVSFISFVMSLVMIGLAPKIQWLLEELGRVVDSGGGFGVFLFGFVQRILVVFGLHHLVSNVFWFQIGAYETADGTTVYGDLPRFFAGDPSAGAYMAGLYPTMMFALPAIAFAIIHEAREDLKPKIRKTFLTAALSSFLTGVTEPVEFAFLFVAPYLYVVHAFLSGFIMWVTYELGIRHGFSFSGGAIDYVLNEHLATRGLLIIPIGIAVGGLYYFLFRWAIRRFRIPTPGREEGSQLDDWAEDIPYRAPLVLQAIGGKENVLHMEACITRLRLKVSNEKQIDTNALRNLGAAGVIRLGGGHVQVVFGTYSELIREAIMKSIHRDQEQVSFHAPVQGRMIPLEEVPDPIFSGKMVGGGVAFLPEKGELVSPIHGTVVHIYPTMHAIGIRSKDGLDVLLHIGIDSSQLGNKGAFHAYVEKGDTVKPGTLLIRFDLLMVRRESKSIATPMVITNSDNMVQSWRFGPFKAVKKGQASVMSVVLKERNGGGVKP; this is translated from the coding sequence ATGAATTTCATGGGTAGCCTGCAGCATCTCGGGAGAGCGTTTATGCTGCCGATGATTGTGCTGCCGGCCGCAGCCATTTTTTTGTTTTTAAGCCAACTGCCGTGGGGGTACGTCGGGCTCGACCCGATGGCGGGTTACTTGTCCTCGGCAAGCAAGGCGATCTTTGCATTTTTGCCTTACATATTTGCTTTAGGCGTCTCGCTTGGCCTTACGGGCAACGCTCTTGCCGCAGGCATGTCCGCTCTTGTCGGGATGGTCATTTACAGCGGCATTACGAGCGCGGCGAATCCGGCGATCGAACCGACGGTATTCGTCGGCTCGGTTATCGGCATTATTTCGGGATTTAGTTACAGCCGGTTTAAAAATTTGCGCCTGCCGGAATCGATCCAGTTTTTTGGCGGCCCGCGTTTTGTCCCGTTGTTTGTCAGCTTTATCAGCTTCGTCATGTCCCTTGTGATGATCGGCCTCGCGCCCAAAATTCAATGGCTGCTGGAGGAGCTGGGGCGTGTGGTGGACTCGGGCGGCGGCTTCGGGGTATTTTTGTTTGGTTTTGTGCAGCGTATCCTTGTTGTTTTTGGCCTGCACCATCTGGTCAGCAACGTATTCTGGTTCCAGATCGGCGCTTATGAAACGGCGGACGGCACAACCGTATACGGCGACCTGCCGCGTTTTTTTGCCGGCGATCCGTCGGCAGGTGCTTATATGGCAGGCCTTTATCCGACGATGATGTTTGCGCTGCCGGCCATTGCTTTTGCCATCATTCACGAAGCGCGCGAAGATTTGAAACCCAAAATCCGGAAAACGTTTTTGACCGCCGCGTTATCCTCGTTTTTGACCGGCGTAACCGAACCGGTTGAATTTGCTTTTTTGTTTGTAGCGCCTTATTTGTACGTCGTCCACGCTTTTTTGTCCGGCTTTATTATGTGGGTCACCTACGAGCTTGGCATCCGGCATGGATTTTCGTTCTCGGGCGGCGCCATTGATTATGTGCTGAATGAACATTTGGCAACCCGGGGGCTGCTTATCATCCCTATCGGCATTGCGGTTGGCGGCTTGTATTATTTTCTGTTCCGCTGGGCGATCCGCCGGTTCCGCATTCCGACGCCCGGACGGGAAGAAGGCTCCCAGCTTGACGATTGGGCGGAGGATATTCCGTACCGGGCTCCGCTTGTGCTTCAGGCGATTGGCGGCAAAGAAAATGTGCTTCATATGGAAGCCTGCATTACAAGGCTCAGGCTGAAAGTGTCGAATGAGAAGCAAATCGATACGAATGCGCTCCGCAATTTGGGCGCAGCCGGCGTAATCCGCCTTGGCGGCGGGCATGTGCAGGTTGTCTTTGGCACTTATTCCGAACTGATTCGGGAAGCCATTATGAAATCGATTCACCGCGACCAGGAGCAGGTATCATTCCATGCGCCGGTGCAAGGCCGGATGATTCCGCTGGAGGAAGTGCCGGACCCGATTTTCTCGGGCAAAATGGTTGGCGGTGGCGTTGCTTTTTTACCGGAAAAGGGTGAGCTTGTTTCTCCGATTCACGGCACGGTAGTGCATATTTACCCGACGATGCATGCGATCGGCATTCGCTCGAAGGACGGGCTTGATGTTCTGCTGCATATCGGCATCGATTCCTCCCAGCTCGGGAACAAGGGCGCTTTCCACGCTTATGTGGAGAAAGGAGATACGGTAAAACCCGGAACGCTGCTTATCCGCTTTGATCTGCTGATGGTCCGGAGGGAAAGCAAATCGATTGCAACGCCGATGGTCATTACGAACTCGGACAATATGGTTCAATCGTGGCGGTTCGGCCCGTTCAAAGCAGTCAAGAAAGGGCAGGCATCCGTCATGTCGGTGGTGCTTAAAGAGAGAAACGGTGGAGGGGTTAAACCATGA
- the ptsP gene encoding phosphoenolpyruvate--protein phosphotransferase — protein MIQAVGASAGVAIGKGFVLPNWEWELPEQRIGVADFAREFERVYEGIRTSKQEIELIRDELKDVVGADESTIFDAHLAILDDPVFMNEIEGIIQRQYKAAEVAVKEAIDHFVTMFDLLDDDYMKERALDIKDVGNRLLKHLLGAPEITLPSDTQPFILIAKELSPSQAAHLNPNHVLGIVTLGGSLTSHSAIMARALGIPLIVGVEGKLEEQLQTGQLIVMDGTDGKLYIDPDEEVIKRYSELQRVQNEQKHALHLIAGHKPETPDGKTLKLGANISSYKELEIALSSGAQGVGLFRTEFLYMDRSRFPKEEEQFEVYRDVAVRLDGAPLTIRTLDIGGDKQLDYFELPEEDNPFLGFRAIRISLERTDLFKTQLRAILRASHYGTVKVMYPLISSVDEVRAANAVMNEAKRELEREGKPFDKNLKIGVMIEVPAAVMIADLLAQEVDFFSIGTNDLVQFTLAVDRMNESIAHLYEPYHPSIIRMLKATVDAAKRHGTTVGVCGELAGDVKALPLWLGLDVDEISMSAHSILPVKERLLRTKQSDSRQLLPQLLECATSADIVAELMRFMANHDSTGKAS, from the coding sequence ATGATTCAAGCTGTAGGAGCATCGGCTGGAGTAGCGATCGGCAAAGGCTTTGTGCTCCCCAATTGGGAATGGGAGTTGCCTGAGCAGCGGATTGGCGTAGCGGATTTCGCCCGCGAATTCGAACGGGTATATGAAGGGATCCGCACATCGAAGCAGGAAATCGAATTGATCCGCGACGAACTGAAAGATGTTGTTGGAGCTGACGAGTCGACTATTTTTGATGCCCATTTGGCGATATTGGACGATCCGGTGTTTATGAATGAGATTGAAGGGATTATTCAGCGGCAGTATAAAGCAGCGGAAGTTGCGGTCAAAGAAGCGATTGACCATTTTGTCACCATGTTTGATTTGCTCGACGACGATTATATGAAGGAACGCGCGCTCGATATTAAAGACGTCGGCAACCGGCTGCTGAAGCATCTGCTTGGCGCTCCGGAAATTACGCTTCCTTCGGATACACAGCCGTTTATTTTAATCGCGAAGGAACTGTCGCCTTCTCAGGCAGCCCACTTAAATCCGAATCATGTACTTGGAATTGTCACGCTTGGCGGCAGCTTGACATCCCACTCCGCCATTATGGCGAGAGCGCTCGGCATTCCGCTCATCGTTGGGGTAGAGGGCAAGCTGGAAGAGCAGCTTCAGACCGGACAGCTTATTGTAATGGATGGAACCGACGGCAAGCTGTACATCGATCCCGACGAAGAAGTGATCAAGCGGTACAGCGAGCTGCAGCGTGTGCAGAATGAGCAGAAACACGCCCTTCATCTGATTGCCGGGCACAAGCCGGAAACGCCTGACGGCAAAACGTTAAAGCTTGGAGCTAACATCAGCTCGTATAAAGAGCTGGAGATCGCTTTGTCCAGCGGCGCGCAAGGCGTCGGATTATTTCGCACCGAGTTTCTGTATATGGACCGCAGCCGCTTTCCGAAGGAAGAAGAGCAGTTCGAAGTATACCGCGACGTAGCCGTTCGTCTGGATGGCGCGCCGCTTACGATTCGTACGCTTGATATCGGCGGCGATAAGCAGCTGGATTATTTTGAACTGCCGGAGGAAGATAATCCGTTTCTAGGCTTCCGGGCGATCCGCATTTCGCTGGAGAGAACCGATTTGTTCAAAACGCAGCTTCGTGCGATCTTGCGTGCGAGCCACTACGGCACCGTTAAGGTGATGTATCCGCTAATATCCTCGGTAGACGAGGTGCGGGCAGCCAATGCGGTCATGAACGAAGCCAAACGCGAGCTGGAGCGTGAAGGGAAGCCGTTCGACAAAAACTTGAAAATCGGCGTTATGATCGAAGTGCCGGCGGCAGTTATGATAGCCGATTTGCTGGCGCAGGAAGTCGATTTTTTCAGCATCGGAACTAACGATCTGGTACAGTTCACGCTGGCGGTCGACCGGATGAACGAAAGTATCGCCCACTTGTACGAACCGTATCATCCGTCCATTATCCGCATGCTGAAAGCAACGGTGGATGCGGCCAAACGGCATGGCACGACGGTAGGCGTATGCGGCGAGCTTGCAGGAGACGTTAAAGCCCTCCCGTTATGGCTGGGATTGGATGTGGATGAGATCAGCATGTCCGCCCATTCGATTCTCCCGGTAAAAGAAAGGCTGCTGCGCACGAAGCAAAGCGACAGCCGCCAGCTGCTGCCGCAGCTGCTGGAATGCGCCACAAGCGCCGATATTGTCGCCGAGCTGATGCGGTTTATGGCAAATCATGATTCTACAGGAAAGGCCTCCTAA
- a CDS encoding VanZ family protein — protein MKQVEDHQSSGSSWRIVRWLPAVVWMAVIFFLSSRTGDDVNSFLPFFHHFFPQMQDFNWGHFISYFVLAATLDYGFGAKAQKAGFKIGIILLCGLYGVTDEYHQSFVDGRSSDWHDIRNDMIGASIMVLLIMVPALQQWWRKLKRLNRTR, from the coding sequence ATGAAACAGGTTGAGGATCATCAAAGCAGCGGATCGTCATGGCGGATTGTCCGGTGGCTTCCGGCAGTTGTCTGGATGGCTGTTATTTTTTTTCTTTCGTCCCGTACAGGAGATGACGTCAATTCGTTCCTGCCGTTTTTCCATCACTTTTTCCCGCAAATGCAGGATTTTAACTGGGGCCATTTTATTTCTTATTTTGTGCTTGCTGCAACGTTGGATTACGGATTCGGAGCGAAGGCGCAGAAAGCCGGATTCAAAATCGGCATAATTCTGCTGTGCGGTTTGTACGGCGTAACGGATGAATACCATCAATCGTTTGTCGACGGCCGCTCGTCGGACTGGCATGATATCCGCAACGATATGATCGGCGCTTCCATTATGGTGCTGCTGATCATGGTGCCGGCACTGCAACAATGGTGGCGGAAGCTGAAGCGGCTAAACCGCACGCGGTAA
- the ccpA gene encoding catabolite control protein A: protein MTVTIYDVAREAGVSMATVSRVVNNNPNVKPATRKKVYEAIERLGYRPNAVARGLASKKTTTVGVVIPDISNSIFAEVARGIEDIANMYHYNIILCNADKKKEKEIRVINTLLEKQVDGLLFMGGAVTEEHEQAFRTANVPIVLCATTDEKGQIPSVDIDHEAAAYDAVGKLISNGHTRIAMISGTLQDPANGYARFQGYKRALQDAGLPYDDEIVRVGNYRYESGVEAMKYFVELADRPTAVFAATDEMAIGAIHCIQDSGLHVPEDISVISVDNSRMASMVRPQLTAVAQPMYDIGAVSMRLLTKLMKKENVERGTVVLPHEIVERQSVGGISK from the coding sequence GTGACGGTAACCATTTATGATGTAGCAAGAGAAGCAGGAGTATCAATGGCTACGGTATCCCGGGTTGTCAACAACAATCCGAACGTAAAGCCCGCTACTCGCAAAAAAGTATATGAAGCGATCGAACGCCTCGGCTATCGGCCGAACGCAGTTGCACGCGGATTGGCAAGCAAAAAAACAACGACGGTTGGCGTCGTTATTCCTGATATCTCCAACTCGATTTTTGCCGAGGTTGCTCGCGGAATCGAAGATATAGCGAATATGTACCATTATAATATTATCTTGTGTAACGCGGATAAGAAAAAAGAAAAAGAAATCCGGGTTATTAATACGCTGCTTGAAAAACAAGTGGACGGGCTCCTCTTTATGGGCGGCGCCGTAACCGAAGAGCATGAGCAAGCGTTTCGCACCGCTAATGTGCCGATCGTGCTTTGTGCGACAACGGACGAGAAGGGGCAAATCCCTTCCGTTGATATTGACCACGAGGCTGCCGCATACGATGCGGTCGGCAAACTGATCAGCAACGGTCATACACGGATTGCGATGATCAGCGGCACGCTGCAGGATCCTGCAAACGGCTATGCCCGTTTCCAAGGCTACAAACGCGCTCTGCAGGATGCAGGTTTGCCGTATGACGACGAAATCGTCCGCGTAGGCAACTACCGTTACGAGTCCGGCGTTGAAGCGATGAAATATTTCGTAGAGCTGGCTGATCGTCCGACGGCTGTTTTTGCTGCAACGGACGAAATGGCAATCGGCGCGATTCATTGCATTCAAGATTCCGGTCTTCATGTACCGGAAGATATTTCGGTCATCAGTGTGGACAACAGCCGTATGGCGTCGATGGTTCGTCCGCAGCTTACGGCTGTAGCGCAGCCGATGTATGACATCGGCGCGGTTTCGATGCGTCTGCTGACGAAGCTGATGAAGAAAGAGAATGTGGAGCGCGGCACGGTTGTGCTTCCGCATGAAATCGTGGAACGCCAATCGGTTGGAGGAATTTCGAAATAA
- a CDS encoding 5'-methylthioadenosine/adenosylhomocysteine nucleosidase, giving the protein MGYGTIGIIGAMAEEIELLHQHVQVSSETAGAGITYYEGTLHGKPVIFCKSGVGKVNAAVCTQLLIHLGADCVLFTGVAGALDPTLNIGDIVVSSTCMQHDMDVTPLGYKRGVIPYQERSEFAADPKLVELAVQAGDKHFAGRTLVGKVLSGDQFIASREIVHDLYESMNGACAEMEGAAVAQVCDMNNTPFVVIRSMSDKADGSAHINFAEFTIQAANHSYTMIEEMVKNM; this is encoded by the coding sequence ATGGGTTACGGCACAATCGGCATTATTGGTGCCATGGCAGAAGAGATTGAACTGCTGCATCAACATGTGCAAGTATCAAGCGAAACGGCCGGTGCCGGGATTACGTACTACGAAGGCACTTTGCATGGGAAACCGGTTATTTTTTGCAAGTCGGGCGTCGGTAAAGTAAACGCAGCCGTTTGCACCCAGCTGCTTATTCATCTGGGAGCAGATTGTGTATTGTTTACCGGCGTAGCCGGAGCGCTTGATCCTACGCTCAATATCGGCGATATTGTCGTTTCATCAACCTGTATGCAGCATGATATGGACGTGACGCCGCTTGGCTATAAGCGTGGCGTAATTCCTTATCAGGAACGCTCGGAATTTGCGGCGGACCCCAAGCTGGTGGAGCTTGCTGTGCAAGCGGGAGACAAGCATTTTGCCGGACGAACGCTCGTTGGCAAGGTGCTGTCCGGCGATCAGTTTATTGCAAGCCGTGAAATCGTGCACGATTTATACGAGTCGATGAACGGAGCATGCGCCGAAATGGAAGGCGCGGCGGTTGCCCAAGTATGCGATATGAACAATACGCCGTTTGTTGTGATTCGCTCCATGTCGGATAAAGCGGATGGTTCCGCACATATTAATTTTGCCGAATTTACGATTCAGGCAGCTAATCATTCTTATACGATGATTGAAGAAATGGTTAAAAATATGTAA